From the genome of Vigna angularis cultivar LongXiaoDou No.4 chromosome 11, ASM1680809v1, whole genome shotgun sequence, one region includes:
- the LOC108334409 gene encoding diacylglycerol kinase 5 — MASQTSDGNFMRNFWIPVHVLVPESAVESSDIDVDGPECPVLVFVNSKSGGQLGGDLLKTYRALLKESQVFDLGEEAPNRVLSRIYANLENLKLQGDQIAIKVMEKLRLIVAGGDGTAGWLLGVVCDLQLSRPPPIATVPLGTGNNLPFAFGWGKKNPGTDEQSVKSFLNQVMKAQEMKIDNWHILMRMRIPEKGACDPIPPLELPHSLHAFHRVSEADELSMEGCHTFRGGFWNYFSMGMDAQISYAFHSERKLHPEKFKNQLVNQSTYAKLGCTQGWFFAPLFHPPSRNLAHLAKVKIMKRHGHWEDLSIPSSIRSIVCLNLPSFSGGLNPWGTPNKHKRRDRDLTPPYVDDGLLEVVGFRDAWHGLVLLSPNGHGTRLAQAHRIRFEFHKGAADHTFMRIDGEPWKQPLPVDDDTVLVEISHHGQVNMLATHESKSKSVNDPSSPHHHDVEEDDSDDEESKADEFRKFGAAETFKIPDEVDLAHLS, encoded by the exons ATGGCTTCTCAAACCTCCGACGGCAATTTCATGAGGAATTTCTGGATCCCGGTTCACGTGCTGGTGCCGGAATCCGCGGTTGAAAGTAGCGACATCGATGTCGACGGACCTGAGTGTCCGGTGCTCGTTTTCGTTAACTCCAAGAGTGGTGGTCAGCTGGGAGGAGACCTCTTGAAAACGTATCGTGCGCTTCTTAAAGAAAGTCAG GTTTTCGACTTGGGGGAAGAGGCTCCTAATAGGGTTCTGAGCAGGATCTATGCGAATTTAGAAAATCTCAAGCTTCAGGGCGATCAAATTGCCATAAAGGTCATGGAGAAATTGAGATTAATT GTTGCTGGGGGTGATGGAACAGCTGGCTGGCTACTTGGAGTTGTTTGTGATCTCCAACTGTCTCGTCCGCCACCCATTGCCACGGTTCCATTGGGCACAGGGAATAATCTGCCGTTTGCATTTGGTTGG GGAAAGAAAAACCCAGGAACAGATGAACAGTCGGTCAAGTCATTTCTGAATCAAGTAATGAAAGCTCAGGAAATGAAAATAGACAA TTGGCACATTCTTATGAGAATGAGGATTCCAGAAAAAGGTGCCTGTGATCCAATTCCACCCCTTGAGCTACCACACTCTTTGCATGCCTTCCATCGTGTATCTGAGGCAGATGAGCTTAGTATG GAAGGCTGCCACACTTTTCGTGGGGGGTTTTGGAATTACTTCAGCATGG GAATGGATGCTCAAATCTCGTATGCATTTCATTCTGAACGCAAATTGCATCCTGAAAAGTTCAAAAATCAGTTGGTCAATCAG AGTACTTATGCTAAGCTGGGATGCACACAAGGATGGTTTTTTGCTCCTCTGTTCCACCCTCCTTCCAG AAACCTAGCACATCTTGCAAAAGTAAAAATCATGAAGAGGCATGGTCACTGGGAAGACCTGTCGATTCCGTCCAG CATCAGGTCCATTGTATGCCTCAACTTGCCTAGCTTTTCTGGTGGATTGAATCCATGGGGTACACCAAACAAGCACAAGAGGCGTGAC AGAGATTTGACACCTCCATATGTAGATGATGGCCTTTTAGAGGTGGTTGGCTTTAGAGATGCTTGGCATGGGCTTGTTTTGCTTTCTCCAAATGGACATGGAACTCGCCTTGCCCAG GCACACAGAATCCGCTTCGAGTTTCACAAAGGTGCAGCAGATCATACATTCATGAGGATTGATGGGGAACCTTGGAAGCAACCCCTCCCAGTTGACGATGATACTGTTTTGGTGGAAATTTCTCACCATGGCCAGGTTAACATGCTCGCAACTCATGAATCCAAGTCTAAAAGTGTGAATGATCCGTCATCTCCACACCACCATGATGTGGAAGAAGATGATAGTGATGACGAAGAATCTAAAGCAGATGAATTCCGGAAGTTTGGTGCTGCAGAAACATTCAAGATCCCAGATGAGGTAGACCTTGCTCATCTTAGTTAG
- the LOC108333134 gene encoding protein THYLAKOID FORMATION1, chloroplastic, which translates to MAALTSLSFSAVTHCPERKKLTFSSTPFLATSSDFFGLRTHFSYHHVGVRASNSTSNMVVQCMSSVTDAPTVSETKLNFLKAYKRPIPSIYNTVLQELIVQQHLMRYKRSYRYDPVFALGFVTVYDKLMEGYPSDEDRDAIFQAYIKALKENPQEYRIDARKLEEWARVQNPISLLEFSSKEGEGEGILKEIAERAAGKGEFSYNRFFAVGLFRLLELANATEPTILDKLCAALNINKRSVDRDLDVYRNLLSKLVQAKELLKEYVDREKKKRDERTEPQKANEAITTCLGEQLPGL; encoded by the exons ATGGCGGCTCtcacttctctctctttctctgcaGTCACTCACTGcccagaaagaaaaaaactaaccTTTTCCTCCACTCCTTTTCTCGCCACCTCTTCAGACTTCTTTGGCCTCCGCACCCATTTCTCCTACCACCATGTTGGCGTTCGAGCTTCCAactccacttctaacatggttgTTCAATGCATGTCTTCTGTCACag ATGCTCCCACTGTTTCGGAGACAAAGCTGAATTTCCTGAAGGCATATAAGCGACCAATTCCTAGTATCTACAACACGGTGCTGCAGGAGCTTATTGTGCAGCAACATTTAATGAGATACAAGAGATCATACCGCTATGACCCTGTGTTTGCTCTTGGTTTTGTCACTGTATATGATAAACTCATGGAAGGGTATCCCAGTGATGAGGACCGAGATGCTATCTTCCAAGCCTACATTAAGGCGTTGAAGGAAAATCCACAAGAATACAG AATAGATGCAAGGAAGTTGGAAGAGTGGGCTCGGGTTCAAAACCCAATTTCCCTTCTTGAGTTTTCATCCAAAGAAGGAGAAGGTGAGGGGATTCTAAAGGAAATAGCAGAAAGAGCAGCGGGGAAAGGTGAATTCAGTTATAATCGTTTCTTTGCAGTTGGACTTTTTCGTCTGCTTGAGTTGGCAAATGCTACGGAACCAACAATTTTGGACAAG CTTTGTGCGGCTTTGAACATCAACAAAAGAAGTGTTGATCGGGACTTGGATGTGTATCGTAACCTGCTCTCAAAGTTGGTTCAAGCAAAAGAGCTGCTGAAGGAGTATGTTGACAG ggaaaagaagaaaagggatGAAAGGACTGAACCACAAAAGGCTAATGAGGCCATTACAACATGTTTGGGTGAACAACTTCCAGGCTTGTAG
- the LOC108333242 gene encoding uncharacterized protein LOC108333242, with amino-acid sequence MSSTSRAWTVAASVGVVEALKDQGICRWNSVMRSAQQHAKHNMRSLSQTKKLSSQSSAMASSKFKDEKAKQSEESLRTVMYLSCWGPN; translated from the coding sequence ATGAGTTCTACAAGCCGTGCTTGGACCGTGGCAGCAAGTGTTGGAGTGGTGGAGGCCTTGAAGGACCAGGGAATCTGCAGGTGGAACAGTGTTATGAGATCAGCACAGCAACATGCTAAACATAATATGAGATCTTTGTCTCAGACCAAGAAGCTTTCTTCTCAATCATCTGCCATGGCTTCTTCGAAATTCAAAGATGAGAAAGCCAAGCAATCAGAGGAGTCTTTGAGAACCGTCATGTACTTGAGTTGCTGGGGTCCCAACTAA